The window TGACTTTTTCCTTTGTGCAAATCCGACCCTGCAGACACGGACAGTTGGGTTTTTGCCATGCTATAATTGCATAAGAACTCAAGGAAATAACATAGGATCCCTTACCCATTGAATGTTCAGCCATGACTCCACCCACTGCACATTAAGAGGCCATCTTAAGATGAGACGGTAATTTAAAATAGAAGCGTGCACAATATCATACTTGCACTAACAATCAAACCGTTAAATCAAACATGTGCTAACCCGGATCATTTTCATTATTATGCCTCTCTTTGTTCATTTCAATATTTGTATCAACAGACTTCAAGGGACTCTTGTTTTTCTGACTTTTTCCTTTGAGCAAATCCGACCCTGCAGACACGGACAGTTGGGTTTTTGCCATGCTATAATTGCATAAGAACTCGAGGAAATAACATAGGATCTCTTACCCATTGAATGTTCAGCCATGACTCCACCCACTGCACATTAAGAGACCATCTTAAGATGAGACGGTAATTTTAAATAGAAGCGTGCACAATATCATGTGTGCACTAACAATCGAACCGTTAAATCGAACATGTGCTAACCCGGATCATTTTCCTTGTTGAGTGCATGACTCTTCTTCCTCTTATATGCCTCACGCTGCTTCCTGTTATTCTCCTCCCTTTGCTCGCCTGTAATAATTCTTTCACGATACTCCTCACGCCTCTTTTTGTTCTCCTCCTCCCTTTGCTCATCTGTTAGTGGGGTAGCACAAGGTCTTCTTTCCCGTTCTGTACGGTGAGAAAAGAAACCGTGAAACGAGTTTGAACAATACTACCTATAGTATTATTCAAAGCACTACCTCTAGTATTATTCAGAGGATCCATCTTTGATCACGCGTTGTAGACAACAAAAAATAATGTCGTCAGATTAGCAGCTGACCTGAAAGTCAGCGACaggaaaaaatattttcatgatcatACAGATCAGGTACTGAGATAAAAGTGCTCAAACATAATTTACACACACTAAATAGATCATTGATCAGAGATAAATGAATAGTTAAatacccgtgcgttgctacgggagtTCAAAGAAATTCGTACTCCTAATACTACTATTTATATAGAGTACAATGTTCAAAGCTTGCATAAGTCATTGGATAAATATATAATCCAATATCGGCATAATACTGTGGAGAGCAGTTAGGTTTTCACCCTGACAAACTTACACGATCAATATTTTCAACATGATGTGCCCTAACTTGCACAATTTTATCTCATTCTGGTAAATTTAATCAAATCTCGTGTATCCATAGACCATAACAACCATCATATCATACACAGTATATATCCTGTTGATAGTGCACATAGCCAATAATACATGGGGCACAACAAACCTAGCAACATGAACTGGTCCACAACATCATTCCAAGGAAATGATCTCACTCTATGGTATTTCTGGATTGCCACACCACAACAATTATGCACATTGTAACTGCAAGAATTTCAGTACCTAGTACGATTTCCAGAATTTCACCAATTATCTATACTCGTGGCCTTTTCTTTGGAGCCCTTCACTCGGATGACAACAATGGGCAATGCTCAGGTCCTAGATTCAGGCCTGTCCGCTCCACCTCTTCACCAAGCACACACCTTTAAAGTACATAAAATTATAAAAAGCAGAACAAGGTACACATGAACTGGATTAGTGGAACTGGAACCAAACAATTGTTACCATTAATTTATTCaggacaaaatcaacttcaaAACAGAGTAGATAGAAGTGACACTGCATACATGTTATTGGACACTCACCTGCATAAGCAAACAACGTGTTGAAGCAGCATCAAATGGGCTGTTCGTGTATGTTTATTTCTAAACCAAACAGGCAAATTTATTGCACTACTGAATTACATATCACTTAATACTCAAAGCAGATGCTACTGCAATAGTAGGCTCGATGCGACTGCAATAGTATATTTTCAGGCACAAGAGCCACAAAAATAAGGAGAATTTTTTGCTCACACTTGCAGGGGGCAAGAAATAAATGCCAGAGCATCTATAACAGATAAATTCATGTATCCATAGATCTGGTTAAGTGAAGCGGATCAAATGGTTTTCatggtacctcaaatccaagttcATCAAGTTTTAGCATCActtaagagagagaaaaaaggaccagaatacAGAGAGGAAGCGATACTAAGTTGCTAACTGAGTTTTAAAGCAAGAGTTACCTTTAATTCTG is drawn from Panicum virgatum strain AP13 chromosome 1N, P.virgatum_v5, whole genome shotgun sequence and contains these coding sequences:
- the LOC120654647 gene encoding uncharacterized protein LOC120654647 isoform X3; this encodes MDPLNNTRERERRPCATPLTDEQREEENKKRREEYRERIITGEQREENNRKQREAYKRKKSHALNKENDPVGGVMAEHSMGSDLLKGKSQKNKSPLKSVDTNIEMNKERHNNENDPVGGVMAEHSMGSDLHKGKSQKNKSLLKSVDINIEINKERHNNENDPVGGVNG